One Alicyclobacillus acidoterrestris DNA window includes the following coding sequences:
- the gyrB gene encoding DNA topoisomerase (ATP-hydrolyzing) subunit B, with the protein MADTRTEQVYDESQIEVLEGLQAVRKRPGMYIGSTSVKGLHHLVWEIVDNAVDEALAGRCTRIIVQVHEDNSVTVIDNGAGFPVGIHPKTGRPAVETALTVLHAGGKFGGSGYKVSGGLHGVGASVVNALSSWLKVEVWRDGHVYVQEYERGVPKYDLKVVGDTDKHGTSVTFLPDPEIFTETTVFQIETLQHRLRELAFLNAGLAIVLEDQREGGKTQEFHYEGGVKEFVSYLNKSKDVLHPDPVFVEGVKDDVTIEVALQYNDGYASTIYSFANNINTGEGGTHESGFKSALTRVINDYGRKNNLIKGSESNLTGDDVREGIVAVVSVKVPEPQFEGQTKTKLGNSEVRGIVESLFGDKLQTFLDENPSVARKIIDKCVTAARAREAARKARELTRRKSALEVSSLPGKLTDCVSKDPERSEIYLVEGDSAGGSAKMGRDPQTQAILPLRGKIINVEKARLDKILSNEEIRAIITAAGTGIGDEFDLSKARYHKVVIMTDADHDGSHIRILLLTLFYRFMRPLIDAGYVYIAQPPLYKISKGKTVRYAYSDAQLEAILQETGRQGVGIQRYKGLGEMNPEQLWETTMDPESRTLLQVTMEDAMDADMIFSTLMGDKVEPRRDFIAEHARYVRNLDI; encoded by the coding sequence TTGGCGGATACACGTACGGAACAAGTTTATGATGAGTCTCAGATAGAAGTCCTGGAGGGCTTGCAGGCTGTTCGCAAGCGTCCGGGCATGTATATTGGCTCCACGAGTGTAAAGGGACTTCACCACCTCGTGTGGGAAATTGTCGATAATGCGGTGGACGAGGCGCTCGCTGGCCGTTGTACGCGCATTATTGTGCAAGTTCACGAGGACAACAGTGTCACAGTCATTGACAACGGCGCCGGGTTTCCTGTGGGGATTCACCCAAAGACCGGTCGGCCGGCCGTCGAAACGGCACTGACCGTGCTTCATGCAGGCGGTAAATTTGGCGGCAGCGGCTACAAGGTGTCTGGCGGGCTTCATGGCGTCGGCGCATCGGTCGTCAATGCGTTGTCTTCGTGGCTCAAAGTGGAAGTTTGGCGCGACGGGCACGTATACGTGCAAGAGTACGAACGCGGCGTTCCCAAGTACGATTTGAAAGTGGTTGGAGATACCGACAAGCACGGTACGAGTGTTACGTTCCTGCCGGATCCGGAGATTTTTACAGAGACGACGGTGTTTCAGATTGAAACGCTGCAGCATCGCCTTCGCGAGTTGGCCTTTCTCAACGCGGGATTGGCGATTGTGCTGGAAGATCAGCGCGAAGGTGGCAAGACGCAGGAATTTCACTACGAGGGCGGCGTCAAGGAATTCGTCAGCTATTTAAATAAATCCAAAGATGTCCTGCATCCAGACCCGGTGTTTGTCGAGGGCGTCAAGGACGATGTCACCATCGAAGTGGCCCTGCAGTACAACGACGGCTATGCTTCGACGATTTACTCGTTCGCCAACAACATCAACACAGGTGAAGGCGGGACGCACGAATCTGGCTTCAAGAGCGCGCTGACTCGCGTGATTAACGATTACGGCCGAAAGAACAACCTGATTAAGGGGAGCGAGAGCAACCTGACAGGGGACGATGTCCGCGAGGGGATTGTCGCTGTCGTCAGCGTGAAAGTTCCAGAGCCGCAATTTGAAGGACAGACCAAGACCAAGCTTGGCAACAGTGAGGTTCGCGGTATCGTCGAGAGTCTCTTTGGCGACAAGCTGCAGACATTCCTCGACGAGAATCCATCGGTTGCGCGCAAAATTATCGACAAGTGTGTCACCGCGGCACGCGCGCGGGAAGCGGCGCGCAAGGCTCGCGAGTTGACACGGCGCAAAAGTGCACTGGAAGTCAGCAGTCTGCCAGGTAAGTTGACCGACTGTGTGTCGAAGGATCCAGAGCGATCGGAAATCTATCTGGTGGAGGGTGACTCCGCAGGCGGATCGGCGAAGATGGGGCGGGATCCACAGACGCAAGCCATTCTTCCGCTGCGCGGAAAAATCATCAATGTGGAGAAGGCCCGGCTGGACAAAATCTTGTCCAACGAGGAAATCCGCGCGATCATCACAGCTGCGGGCACCGGTATTGGCGACGAATTCGATCTCTCGAAGGCGCGTTACCACAAGGTGGTCATTATGACGGATGCCGATCACGACGGCAGCCACATCCGCATTCTGCTATTGACCTTGTTCTATCGCTTTATGCGGCCGTTGATTGATGCGGGTTACGTGTATATCGCGCAGCCCCCGCTTTACAAGATCTCAAAGGGGAAAACGGTCCGCTATGCGTATTCTGACGCGCAACTCGAAGCCATTTTGCAGGAGACTGGCCGTCAGGGTGTCGGCATCCAACGGTACAAAGGTCTCGGTGAGATGAATCCGGAGCAGTTGTGGGAGACCACGATGGATCCGGAATCTCGGACCTTGCTGCAAGTGACGATGGAAGACGCCATGGATGCGGATATGATCTTCAGCACGCTGATGGGGGATAAAGTGGAACCGCGCCGCGATTTCATCGCGGAACACGCGCGTTATGTCCGCAATCTGGACATCTAA